A stretch of the Mycobacterium shigaense genome encodes the following:
- a CDS encoding MarR family winged helix-turn-helix transcriptional regulator — protein MGRSDDEPLGFLLYRVMASLRPQVAAELKPLDLGLPEFVCLRILASRPGLTSAELARGTNVSAQAANQVLRALEERGALCRPAVTPAGRAMPAQLTRQGKALLKRADAAVHRAEQRILTRLSAEQQSQLKQLLYAAGSP, from the coding sequence ATGGGTCGATCCGACGACGAGCCGCTGGGCTTCCTGCTCTACCGGGTGATGGCGTCGTTGCGGCCCCAGGTCGCCGCCGAGCTCAAGCCGCTCGACCTCGGCCTGCCCGAATTCGTGTGCCTGCGGATTCTGGCCAGCCGGCCCGGACTCACCAGCGCCGAGTTGGCCCGCGGCACCAACGTGTCCGCGCAGGCGGCCAACCAGGTGCTGCGCGCACTCGAGGAGCGCGGCGCGCTGTGCCGCCCTGCCGTCACACCGGCCGGCCGGGCGATGCCGGCGCAGCTCACCCGGCAGGGCAAGGCGCTGTTGAAGCGCGCGGATGCCGCGGTGCACCGGGCTGAACAACGAATCTTGACGCGGCTCTCCGCGGAGCAGCAAAGCCAGCTCAAACAACTGCTTTATGCTGCGGGAAGCCCGTAA
- a CDS encoding DUF3060 domain-containing protein, producing the protein MESQDDPEKRIRDLERPLADTARASELGSDFSRTPPGSHPYPPPPPGPVPPPTYTAPPGYDTPPQYGTPPPYSYNTPYSTGTPNPGGGNRMWWIVGTLIVVGVLALAGGIAAFAAHQLSGVRSIINSTLPSSTTVPTLPRTTTRSPRPSTGTVTPSTSTSPSPGGPLDVSGIDENKTVACNDNAVTVSGISNTIVITGHCASVTVSGMKNSVTVDAVDTIEASGMNNQVTYHAGAPKISNSGVDNVVSQG; encoded by the coding sequence ATGGAATCGCAGGACGATCCGGAAAAACGCATCCGGGACCTCGAGCGCCCGCTGGCCGACACCGCGCGCGCCTCCGAACTGGGCTCCGATTTCAGCAGGACTCCGCCCGGTTCGCATCCCTATCCGCCGCCCCCACCGGGCCCCGTGCCACCGCCCACCTACACCGCGCCACCTGGCTATGACACGCCGCCCCAGTACGGCACCCCGCCCCCGTACAGCTACAACACGCCGTACTCGACGGGGACGCCGAATCCCGGCGGCGGCAACCGCATGTGGTGGATCGTGGGCACCCTGATCGTCGTCGGTGTGCTGGCGCTGGCGGGAGGCATCGCCGCCTTCGCCGCACACCAACTGTCCGGGGTCCGTTCGATCATCAACTCGACCCTGCCAAGCAGCACGACGGTGCCGACGCTGCCCCGGACGACGACGCGCAGCCCGAGGCCGTCGACCGGCACCGTGACCCCGTCGACGTCGACGTCACCGTCGCCCGGCGGACCGCTGGACGTGTCCGGCATCGACGAGAACAAGACGGTCGCGTGCAACGACAACGCCGTCACCGTCAGCGGGATTTCCAACACGATCGTCATCACCGGCCACTGCGCGAGCGTGACCGTGTCCGGCATGAAGAACTCGGTCACCGTCGACGCGGTCGACACCATCGAGGCGTCGGGCATGAACAACCAGGTGACGTATCACGCGGGCGCGCCGAAGATCTCCAACTCCGGTGTCGACAACGTCGTGAGCCAGGGCTGA
- a CDS encoding bifunctional phosphatase PAP2/diacylglycerol kinase family protein: protein MNFGPWRRPRGIKQITRGLGTLDRELFAAIADSPTPLLDTVMPPLTRAADHSKLWLAIAAGLLASGKPDIQRGATRGVVTVGVTSLLTNQVAKRIHQRPRPLSDSVPVVRRVRRRPTSNSLPSGHSASAAAFAVGVGLENPPLGFVLALLAGLVGLSRVATGAHYPGDVVAGFAIGAGIAVAGGRLVPPIAETRLPRTEPLRVATPERPDGSGVVLVLNPNSGSGTGGRVADEVRAELPRAQIRELGPDDDPAEVLRGAAADAEVLAVGGGDGTVSTAAAVAVDAGLPLAVFPAGTFNHFAKDIGCDTVAKTVDAIRRGSVVRVDALCLNENRTVLNTASIGAYPAFVRRREKLEKRIGKPLASFYAMLRTLRSGQPVRIRYDDKTLLTSLFFLGNSVYLPTGFAPSRRSRMDDGLIDVRILEAGRRFARTRILTALALGRLQRSPLYHELQVPEFSFTAVDGPTVVARDGELDDEYEHASFVAKYRVLPVFSLLP from the coding sequence ATGAACTTCGGCCCTTGGCGACGCCCGCGCGGCATCAAACAGATCACCCGGGGTCTGGGCACCCTGGACCGAGAGTTGTTCGCGGCGATCGCCGATAGCCCCACCCCGCTGCTCGACACCGTGATGCCACCGCTCACCCGGGCGGCCGACCATTCCAAGCTGTGGCTGGCCATCGCCGCCGGGTTGCTCGCGTCGGGCAAGCCGGACATACAGCGTGGCGCGACCCGCGGGGTCGTGACCGTCGGCGTCACCAGCCTCCTGACCAATCAGGTGGCCAAGCGAATACACCAGCGCCCGCGCCCGTTGTCCGACTCGGTGCCGGTGGTCCGGCGGGTCCGGCGCCGTCCCACGTCGAACTCGCTGCCGTCGGGGCACTCGGCCAGCGCCGCCGCGTTCGCCGTCGGGGTGGGTCTGGAGAATCCGCCGTTGGGCTTCGTGCTGGCACTGCTGGCCGGGCTGGTCGGATTGTCCCGTGTCGCGACCGGGGCACACTACCCGGGCGACGTCGTCGCGGGATTCGCCATCGGCGCCGGGATCGCGGTGGCCGGTGGCCGGCTTGTCCCACCGATCGCCGAAACCCGCCTGCCCAGAACGGAACCGCTGCGGGTCGCGACGCCCGAGCGGCCGGACGGCTCCGGCGTGGTGCTCGTGCTCAACCCGAACTCGGGCAGCGGCACGGGCGGCCGCGTCGCCGACGAGGTCCGTGCCGAACTGCCGAGGGCGCAAATCCGTGAACTCGGCCCCGACGACGATCCGGCGGAGGTCTTGCGCGGCGCCGCCGCCGATGCCGAGGTGCTCGCGGTCGGTGGCGGCGACGGCACCGTTTCCACGGCCGCCGCGGTTGCGGTCGACGCGGGATTGCCGCTGGCGGTCTTTCCCGCCGGAACGTTCAACCACTTCGCCAAGGATATCGGCTGCGACACCGTGGCCAAGACGGTGGATGCGATCCGGCGCGGCAGCGTGGTGCGCGTTGACGCGTTGTGCCTCAACGAGAATCGGACGGTGCTCAACACCGCCAGCATCGGCGCCTACCCCGCGTTCGTGCGGCGGCGCGAGAAGCTGGAAAAGCGGATCGGCAAGCCGCTGGCGAGCTTCTACGCGATGCTGCGCACGTTGCGCAGCGGCCAGCCCGTGCGCATCCGCTACGACGACAAGACGCTGCTGACGTCGTTGTTCTTTCTCGGCAACTCGGTATATCTGCCGACGGGATTCGCCCCGTCGCGCCGCAGTCGGATGGACGACGGCCTGATCGACGTGCGCATCCTGGAAGCCGGCCGCCGGTTCGCGCGGACCCGGATCCTGACCGCGCTGGCGCTGGGGCGGTTGCAGCGCAGCCCGCTCTACCACGAGCTGCAGGTGCCCGAGTTCAGCTTCACCGCCGTCGACGGTCCGACGGTCGTC
- a CDS encoding glycoside hydrolase family 16 protein, whose amino-acid sequence MDRRSMLLTTGLGMLAAVASMPLPEAAAVPSAPKAPPSAGGGPYIFADEFDGPAGSPPDPAKWTIQTWQDDVYPPVEGIYRNDRQNVFQDGHSNLVLCATHDFMNNTYYTGKLRGNFRSMINQTWEAKIKLDCLFPGLWPSFWGVNEDPLPDGEVDIFEWYGNGNWAPGTTVHAASNGKTWEGKSIPGLVDGDWHTWRMHWGPEGFEFARDGAEYFKVPNKPIHVAGGAPDDFRWPFNIPGYWMTPMFTLAVGGVGAGDPAAGTFPASMLVDYIRIW is encoded by the coding sequence ATGGATCGTCGCAGCATGTTGTTGACGACGGGGCTCGGCATGCTGGCGGCGGTGGCGTCGATGCCGCTCCCGGAGGCCGCGGCTGTCCCGTCGGCCCCGAAGGCACCGCCGTCGGCCGGGGGCGGCCCGTACATCTTCGCCGACGAGTTCGACGGGCCCGCGGGTTCTCCTCCCGACCCGGCCAAGTGGACGATCCAGACCTGGCAGGACGACGTGTACCCGCCGGTCGAGGGGATCTATCGCAACGACCGCCAAAACGTGTTCCAGGACGGCCACTCCAACCTCGTCCTGTGCGCCACCCACGATTTCATGAACAACACCTATTACACCGGCAAGCTGCGCGGCAACTTCCGCAGCATGATCAACCAGACTTGGGAAGCGAAGATCAAGCTCGACTGCCTGTTCCCCGGCCTGTGGCCGTCGTTCTGGGGCGTCAACGAGGACCCACTGCCCGACGGAGAGGTCGACATCTTCGAGTGGTACGGCAACGGCAACTGGGCCCCGGGTACCACGGTCCACGCCGCCTCCAACGGCAAGACGTGGGAAGGCAAATCCATTCCCGGCCTGGTCGACGGGGACTGGCACACCTGGCGGATGCATTGGGGCCCTGAGGGTTTCGAGTTCGCGCGGGACGGCGCCGAATACTTCAAGGTGCCCAACAAGCCCATCCACGTCGCCGGCGGCGCTCCCGACGACTTCCGGTGGCCGTTCAACATCCCGGGTTACTGGATGACGCCGATGTTCACGCTTGCCGTGGGCGGTGTCGGCGCTGGCGATCCGGCCGCGGGTACCTTCCCGGCGTCGATGCTGGTCGACTACATCCGCATCTGGTGA
- a CDS encoding glycosyltransferase family 39 protein, producing the protein MSSESRGAPVWRDPLVIGILAAAISLAGAARPSFWYDEAATISASYTRPLIALWHMLGTVDAVHGLYYLLMHAWFQVFGASEFWSRAPSGLAVGAAAAGVVVLGRQFCSRTVALASGAMCAILPRSTWAGIEARPYALSMAAAVWLTVLLVVTTRRESRWLWLCYAIALAMSMLLDVYLSLVLLAHVVFIFSFRRTRTVVVPFVLASVLTVGVMTPFAIEVVRQAPQIKWIAPIGRRTIEDVVVQQYFERSPPFAVLSAVLVVTAIALWLRTSGRPDAADRQLLTLAVAWLVIPTAVIVTFSAVAAHPIYTPRYLSFTTPAIALILGVCAGAAAAKPWIAAAIVGLFAVAATPNYVRAQRGPYAKYGMDYSQVADLITAKAAPGDCLLVNDTVTFMPAPMRPLLAARPDAYRKLIDLTLWQRAADRNEVFDTNLIPEVVAAPLGHCRVVWIITQADESMPAHEQGPAIPPGPRYGFTPAFAVPHDLGFRLVERWQFNLVQVIKAER; encoded by the coding sequence GTGTCCAGCGAGTCCCGTGGTGCGCCCGTCTGGCGCGACCCGCTGGTCATCGGAATCCTTGCCGCGGCGATAAGTCTGGCGGGGGCCGCCCGCCCGTCGTTCTGGTACGACGAGGCCGCGACCATCTCGGCGTCCTACACCCGTCCGCTGATTGCGCTGTGGCACATGCTGGGCACCGTCGACGCCGTCCACGGCCTGTACTACCTGCTCATGCACGCCTGGTTCCAGGTATTCGGCGCAAGCGAGTTCTGGTCTCGCGCGCCGAGCGGGCTGGCCGTCGGCGCCGCCGCAGCCGGCGTCGTCGTGCTGGGCCGGCAGTTCTGCTCTCGCACCGTCGCACTGGCCTCCGGGGCCATGTGTGCGATTCTGCCGCGGTCGACCTGGGCCGGCATCGAGGCTCGCCCATATGCCCTGTCGATGGCGGCCGCGGTGTGGCTGACCGTGCTGTTGGTTGTCACCACACGACGCGAAAGTCGTTGGCTCTGGCTGTGTTACGCGATCGCCCTGGCGATGTCGATGCTGCTCGACGTGTATCTCTCGCTGGTGCTGCTGGCACACGTCGTCTTCATCTTCTCGTTCCGGCGCACCCGCACGGTCGTCGTCCCGTTCGTCCTTGCTTCGGTGCTGACGGTCGGCGTCATGACCCCGTTCGCGATCGAGGTCGTCCGGCAGGCCCCGCAGATCAAATGGATCGCACCGATCGGCCGGCGGACGATCGAAGACGTGGTGGTCCAGCAATACTTCGAACGCAGCCCGCCATTCGCCGTTCTCTCCGCGGTACTAGTCGTGACGGCAATTGCCTTGTGGCTGCGCACATCCGGCCGGCCCGACGCGGCGGATCGGCAACTGCTGACGCTGGCGGTGGCATGGCTGGTGATACCGACCGCCGTGATCGTGACCTTTTCGGCCGTTGCCGCACATCCGATCTACACGCCACGCTACTTGTCGTTCACCACGCCGGCGATAGCGCTGATCCTGGGCGTCTGTGCGGGCGCCGCGGCCGCCAAGCCATGGATAGCAGCCGCGATCGTCGGCCTGTTCGCCGTGGCCGCGACCCCCAATTACGTTCGGGCGCAGCGCGGCCCGTACGCCAAGTACGGGATGGACTACAGCCAGGTCGCCGACCTGATCACCGCCAAGGCCGCGCCCGGCGACTGCCTGTTGGTCAACGACACGGTGACGTTCATGCCGGCCCCGATGCGCCCGCTGCTAGCGGCCCGACCGGACGCCTACCGGAAGCTGATCGACCTCACCCTGTGGCAACGGGCCGCCGATCGCAACGAGGTGTTCGACACCAACCTCATCCCGGAGGTCGTCGCCGCGCCGCTCGGCCACTGCCGCGTCGTGTGGATCATCACCCAAGCCGACGAGTCGATGCCCGCCCACGAACAGGGTCCGGCGATCCCGCCCGGCCCGCGTTACGGATTCACCCCGGCGTTCGCCGTGCCCCACGATCTGGGATTCCGGCTCGTCGAGCGCTGGCAGTTCAACCTGGTTCAGGTGATCAAAGCCGAGCGCTGA
- a CDS encoding NADP-dependent oxidoreductase has protein sequence MPELPNRHILLRRRPTGLVAPGDTELVTTPAPRPVEGEALLRTTYVGLDAAVRTWLNDQPGYLPPVQLGEVIRAAGIGEVVESRCGAFAVGDVVTTLSGFQEYVIIRDDVFSTPVPSEDEQQAVMSVYGPTGATAYIGMVDVGMPQAGETVVVSAAAGATGSIAGQIAKIAGARVVGIAGGPEKCRAVVQDFGFDACIDYKNDDLPAALKQHCPKRVDVYFDNVGGPILDAVLGRLAANARVVLCGVISSYLTGEHPGPSNYVNLLSKTARMQGFNALDQWGRFDEAHAALRKWGAEGLLTHRATVFDGIGSCVDALNGLFTGANIGKTLVKLSEPSAPAGR, from the coding sequence GTGCCCGAACTGCCGAACCGCCACATTCTGTTGCGTCGCCGTCCCACCGGCCTGGTTGCGCCCGGCGACACCGAGCTGGTGACCACCCCGGCACCCCGACCCGTCGAGGGCGAGGCGTTGCTGCGCACCACCTATGTGGGGCTCGACGCCGCCGTCCGGACCTGGCTCAACGACCAACCGGGCTACCTGCCGCCGGTACAGCTCGGCGAGGTCATTCGCGCGGCCGGCATCGGCGAGGTCGTCGAGTCGCGGTGCGGCGCCTTCGCGGTCGGGGACGTGGTCACCACGCTGTCCGGTTTCCAGGAGTACGTGATCATTCGCGACGACGTCTTCAGCACGCCCGTCCCGAGCGAGGACGAACAGCAGGCGGTGATGTCGGTCTACGGCCCGACCGGGGCCACTGCCTACATCGGCATGGTCGACGTCGGCATGCCGCAGGCCGGTGAGACGGTGGTGGTCTCGGCGGCGGCGGGTGCCACCGGGTCGATCGCCGGCCAGATCGCCAAGATCGCCGGCGCACGGGTGGTGGGCATCGCGGGCGGGCCCGAGAAGTGCCGGGCGGTGGTGCAGGACTTCGGATTCGACGCGTGCATCGACTACAAGAACGACGACCTGCCGGCCGCGCTCAAGCAGCACTGCCCGAAACGGGTCGACGTCTACTTCGACAACGTGGGCGGACCGATCCTCGACGCGGTGCTGGGGCGGTTGGCCGCCAATGCTCGCGTGGTGCTGTGCGGGGTCATATCCAGCTACCTGACCGGGGAGCACCCGGGGCCGTCCAACTATGTGAACCTGCTGTCGAAGACCGCGCGGATGCAGGGATTCAACGCCCTCGACCAGTGGGGCCGGTTCGATGAGGCGCACGCCGCGTTGCGCAAGTGGGGGGCCGAGGGCCTGCTCACGCATCGCGCGACCGTCTTCGACGGCATCGGCTCCTGCGTGGACGCCCTCAACGGGCTGTTCACCGGCGCCAACATCGGCAAGACGTTGGTCAAGCTGAGCGAACCCTCGGCCCCCGCTGGCCGCTAG
- a CDS encoding GAP family protein, which yields MRGLLPVAGSWTSVLGTLIALALVIAVSPLTLIPAVLVLHAPRPRPAGLAFLGGWVFGLAALTVLFEAGSGALGDMHNSPPGWASWSRVVLGSALIVFGIYRWFTRHGRIESPAWMRPFTSMTPRRAAITALVLTVVRVEVLLMCLAAGLAIGTNHLGDTDKVVAGVVFVAIAASTVAAPILAYAAAGQRLDAFLEKLKNWMANNNAALMAAILVLIGFMVLHNGISAL from the coding sequence ATGAGAGGATTGCTGCCCGTGGCAGGTAGCTGGACGTCGGTGTTGGGCACGCTGATTGCGTTGGCACTCGTGATCGCCGTCTCCCCGCTGACGCTCATCCCGGCAGTCCTTGTCCTGCACGCGCCGCGGCCCCGGCCCGCCGGGCTGGCGTTCCTCGGCGGCTGGGTGTTCGGGCTGGCGGCGCTGACGGTGCTCTTCGAGGCGGGTTCCGGCGCGCTCGGCGACATGCACAATTCCCCGCCCGGCTGGGCGTCCTGGTCGCGCGTGGTCCTGGGCTCGGCGCTGATCGTGTTCGGCATCTACCGGTGGTTCACCCGGCACGGTCGCATCGAGTCACCGGCCTGGATGCGACCCTTTACCAGCATGACCCCCAGGCGCGCCGCCATCACCGCACTAGTGCTGACGGTGGTCCGGGTCGAGGTGTTGCTGATGTGCTTGGCGGCCGGCCTGGCCATCGGCACCAACCACCTCGGTGACACCGACAAGGTGGTGGCCGGCGTAGTCTTCGTCGCCATCGCCGCGTCGACGGTCGCGGCCCCCATCCTCGCCTACGCCGCCGCCGGCCAGCGCCTCGACGCATTCCTGGAGAAGCTCAAGAACTGGATGGCGAACAACAACGCCGCGCTGATGGCGGCCATCCTGGTCCTGATCGGTTTTATGGTGCTGCACAACGGGATTAGTGCTCTGTAA
- a CDS encoding glycoside hydrolase family 16 protein, whose protein sequence is MLMPEMDRRRAMMLAGFGALAAAVVAPRAAAAPATAGGAYLFHDEFDGPAGSAPDGSKWVVSNNRTPIKNPTGFDRPEFFGQYRDSRRNVFLDGNSNLVLRATREADGYYGGLVSGTWRGAIGTTWEARIKLNCLAGGCWPAWWLSNDDPGRSGEIDLMEWYGNGQWPSGTTVHANPDGTAFKTQPIAVDGAWHTWRVSWNRGGMSFWEDYAEGAQPYFSVPATGIDDLNDPIRMWPFNDVGYTVFPVLNLAVGGAGGGDPASGVYPAEMLVDWVRVF, encoded by the coding sequence GTGCTCATGCCAGAGATGGATCGTCGCCGGGCGATGATGCTGGCGGGGTTCGGCGCACTGGCGGCCGCGGTTGTCGCTCCGCGCGCCGCGGCGGCCCCGGCGACGGCGGGCGGGGCCTACCTCTTCCACGACGAGTTCGACGGCCCGGCCGGCTCGGCCCCCGATGGGTCGAAGTGGGTGGTGTCCAACAACCGGACGCCGATCAAGAACCCCACCGGATTCGACCGCCCCGAGTTCTTCGGCCAGTACCGCGACAGCCGCCGAAACGTGTTCCTGGACGGCAACTCCAATCTCGTGCTGCGTGCCACCCGCGAGGCCGACGGCTACTACGGCGGGTTGGTCAGCGGCACCTGGCGCGGCGCCATCGGGACCACCTGGGAGGCCCGCATCAAACTCAACTGCCTCGCCGGCGGGTGCTGGCCGGCCTGGTGGCTGTCCAACGACGATCCCGGCCGCAGCGGGGAGATCGACCTGATGGAGTGGTACGGCAACGGGCAGTGGCCGTCGGGCACCACCGTCCACGCCAACCCGGATGGCACGGCCTTCAAGACCCAACCGATCGCGGTGGACGGCGCCTGGCACACCTGGCGCGTTAGCTGGAACCGCGGCGGGATGTCGTTCTGGGAGGACTACGCCGAGGGCGCGCAACCGTACTTCAGCGTCCCGGCGACCGGCATCGACGACCTCAACGACCCCATCCGCATGTGGCCCTTCAACGACGTCGGCTACACGGTGTTTCCGGTGCTGAACCTGGCGGTGGGAGGCGCGGGTGGCGGCGACCCCGCGTCGGGTGTCTACCCGGCGGAAATGCTGGTCGATTGGGTTCGCGTGTTCTAA